The genomic DNA actgttgttgatggctctccttcccctttccctttattctccccctttttgttatcatcaagggtaggggtcaagccttgtgcattttccagctgcatgagtagatttgtttgagtttgttgattctgaagaatggtgaccatagagtcttcaatgatctgaactctggtttccaatctggccagtctcttgtcagcatcagattctttcctcagtctccccaacaaatcttgcatagtaccataaggtatgactgaatccaacttctcagcattgtaggattttagatcaacaatatcctgcttgagctcatccacacttagattctgtttgaaatgctgcaactgcaagagatgcagagattccagatgagcttgaagaattgccttggtaccagcatctgtagtctcctgaagggctttctgaattgtcatgacttgtctgaccaaagtgacaccaaactctcctggtgttgatgctttggcccatgcccattcaggaatatctggaacagaacttgggcctgctactccccctaagttcatgccctcatccaaagaatcagagtcatcatcattagaatttactccaaattcttcagatggctcaccagcttgagaaggcagcttgttaacaacagctttgtctctgagaagagattctgaagtgtgtacaatgtttaatgtctgttctgcctccacattgccctgagcagccaataattgataggctgaaacaggatgagtaaaagtgtcagcatccaaggaaatgtgatcaattacagctttgtaatgttgctgaaattgtctttcctattctgcatcatccactttcattgactcactagcaatggctggatccacccttatagcttctgtacctgcctttctctctttttctctattttcttgcatcaggggctccccctggctcacacacaccctcacaccctcaccctcaccttctaaggtggcactcccctcactcacttttgccatgctggaagaaataacatgcatatggggactctcaacctctccttttgcctgggagcaacccagcctctcactcaaaagatcactcccttccctcaaacctaaaagtgattgtacagtagccatgtcctctaTAGTTGGAATGGTTtatgttatgtgtgtagagaccatcaacggatagggagtatccgttgaagtggaaactgatggtaggataactgctgttaagcttatccgttgaagaacaaccacttgtcaacggatgagagatatccgttgaagaaggaaaagatgtagatatagaaagtgacataattgttgaatctgtgtgaattgattttaagtgaggtaacacagattcttcaattacatctgaaagaattggctgatgatccaacaaatcatctaaaagatgatgatcatcaggttttgagtggggctcctccctgagttttaatgagggagaatcaggaattgatgtgaatattatatccacatccagagagggtgatggagagtttgatgattggtgtgtttctattatgagagaatggggctgtgactccatatttgctggaatcacatcaagctgaatttgtgaaggcacagatacaggtggatgtatatgtgttgtgtgtgccccttgtgtggaaactagggtcttggccttcttcttccttgaaaaggctttaattagtaaatgtgtggcttcagtgtccctccctcttttgttctatgtccctggttggggattattttcaatagttacatccttttgggaggatgcaactagggatgtgttagactccttttgaaccaccacagtcttttgagagactgtggcttggctggcttgggtaccacgcacctctcccaccttatcccggggggtttcttgatgttcacccctcccctcaccactcacaccctgttcactcccttcagggtttatggtagttgttacaactgttgtcttttgagaaacaacagaggtagttttctttgacttgagttttgaaactttagttttggtggctttggtaggaacctgtttgggcAAAGACACAGAtcccattgccacactggaacacaaagaaacaatggggttggagaTAGTAAGAGTTATAGAaatgtttacctcacttacctgtggtgcattcatgattgacaaatataccaatggcacctggctgttgaggttcattctcaaaaggtctgcaaggacccttttctcttgtgcccagcatttgagtttattattctcatttgatataaccaatccttcagcaacatggttagccaataacataaagaatctagcatagtagatgttatgtggtctattagctttgttacctaatctggaacctaattctagcatgacacagttgctaaaattaaagtacctatcagaaactagcatataaagcatattaacaagagatgaagttatagcatcaaaattgctaatcttcccagagaaaaccttaataaaggcatctccaagaaaactccattctttcctaaggcctttccttctaatactacctaaactagcagaatcaaaagcatagcctatggaatctaacatagcagatacatctttatcagtgtgtggtgttatggcattattctcaggcaacttaaagtaagactgtatatcatcacagttaatgcaataatccttacctttgagagagaaggcaatagtcatatctgtggagttgaactctgcagttgtccaaatctcctcaatcacctcacagtagatggttggggcttccagcattgtatagctcagtttgcagtttttgatgaagtccattatcttgtgataatcagaatgggcttcattcttttcaaccaaggctacgaaattattcttttcataaacaaatcctgtttgagacataattttgactactggtgccattgttgtgagtagaggttacagagaaaaacttgagaattttgggagagaatgagaataagaattgcaagaaagcgtaaagtgaaaataagagttcaattgagcttttatactttcttgaattaaaatgaaaataaaatgattaaatgatacttttaaataaattacagccgtttaagaggaaagaaaactgtagaaattttgaaaactgcctttaacacaaatacatacaacagtgtatatctgtatcaacggttgagtaaaagaatcaacggctgtgactcacttatagtaactgatgtgacacttcaacggataaggtaaatagttatccgttgatgatcaacaccattttatccgttgaaggataaaattaccagaaatgtatttgtctttcaacggataatgaacatccgttgacagaacaattttggctttcaacggatagggaatatccgttgataggataagtcttacttaaagccaactttgttcttgcagcaaatttatttcaggcttcaaggcagattacatagatgacataaattatgaataattaagcatacctagctcacttactaatcttgtgaatgttgattcatcaagtgacttagtaaatatgtctgcaatctgcttttcacttggaacaaattgaagttccactgtacctttcatcacatgttccctaataaaatgatacttgatatcaatgtgcttggttcttgagtgctgcactggattttcagtaatggcaatggcacttgtgttgtcacagaatattggaattttgtcaacagtcaaaccatagtcaaatagttgattcctcatccatagtatctgtgcacagcaactaccagcagcaatgtactcagcttcagctgttgatgtagaaacagaattttgcttcttgctgaaccatgacacaagcttgttccctagaaattgacaggtgccagttgtgcttttcctgtctattttgcagcctgcataatctgcatctgagtagccaattagatcaaaaccagattctctagggtaccaaattcctagatttggagtccctttgagatatctgaaaattcttttaatagccactaagtgagattctttagggtcagcttgaaatctagcacagagacatgtagaaaacattatatcaggtctactagcagttaaatataaaagtgagccaaccatgcctctataacttgaaatatccacagacttttcagccttgtttaattcaagcttagtggcagtgaccatgagagtttttgtagatgagcaatccattaagtcaaacttctttaaaagatcataaatatatttagtttgactaatgaaaattccaccactaacttgtttaacttgtaaaccaaaaaAATAAGTTAGctttcccatcatgctcattttatatttactttgcattaacttagcaaactttttacaaagcttatcatctgtagatccaaatataatatcatctacataaatttgtacaagtattttagagccattaacatttctaaagaagagagttttgtcaacagtacctcttgtgaagtgattatctagaaggaattttgacaaagtctcataccaggctctaggtgcttgctttagtccatagagtgctttcaacagataatacacatagtctggaaaatttggatcttcaaatcctggaggttggcttacattaacttcttcctccaattccccatttagaaatgcactcttgacatccatttgatagactttgaaattggcattagctgcataggctagaaagattctgatggcttcaagtctggcaactggagcaaatgtttcatcaaaatctattccctcttgttgagagtagcctttagcaaccaatctggctttattccttatgacaatgccattttcatccatcttgtttctgaatacccattttgtgtcaatagaactcttgttctttggcttgggtaccagcttccatactttgttcctttcaaattggtttagctcctcttgcattgctaaaatccaatctggatccaatagagcttcttccactctcttaggttcctcctgtgatagaaagctactatacagaccttctagtttgcactttagatgtagcatcaccaatgatcagttcaaaagggtgattcttggtccatttcctttgaggtggtagattagctctagatgaggttgcctcagtattgtcatgatgtgagatagaatgttgattggttgaaactccccctgagttgccgatcctttgaaaggaattgggagctctatcaactgatgaagtgaattgattatccgttgacagactgtgatcaacggatgcttcattatgaacttcaacggatgatgcactttgtctttcaacggatgctgcattgcttctttcaacggaagctgaattatgactttcaacggatgcagcattctgtgcattatccaaaggcagattctgaattcttcttgagatgccttcttcatcattctcatcttcacaatatatctcaatgttatcaaatttgagtccttcatgatgtccctcatctgttagtccatcaatctttttatcatcaaacacaacatgcacatattccatgacaatgttggttcttagattgtagaccctatatgattttccagcagaataaccaacaaatattccttcatcagcctttgcatcaaactttcctttgtgatcggattgattccttaagatgtaacatttgcaaccaaagacatgcagaaagtttaaatttggttttcttctcttgaataattgatagggagtcatgccttttgcctgattgattagagaaatattctgagtgtaacatgcatagttaacagcctcagcccaaaagtaggttgggagttttgactcttcaagcattgtccttgcagcttcaattagtgatctgttcttcctttccaccacaccattttgttgtggggtccttggagctgagaactcatgcatgatcccattttcttcacagaataacttcatggttgaattcttgaactcagttccattgtcactcctaatattccttactttgaaatcaggatgattgttgacttgcttgatatgattgataatgatttcattagcttcaatctttgatccaagaaaatagacccatgaaaacttagagaaatcatcaacaatcactgggcaatatcttttccttgaaattgacaatacatttactggtccaaaaagatccatgtgcagcagttgtaatggttcatcaattgcagattcaagcttcttactgaatgatactttcttttgctttcctttctggcaagcatcacacagtccatcccttgtgaattccactagaggcattcctctaactaagtcatttttgactagatcattcattgtcttgaaattcaaatgggacagcttcttgtgccatagccaactttcaactgcacttgctttactgaaaagacaagtaatggattctgtatctgtagagttgaagtcagctaagtacacattcccttttctaactccagttagaaccactttattgtcctttttacttgtgacaatacaggcttcagaattgaaggaaacagtattccatctgtcacatagttgactgatgctcaataagttgtgtttgagaccatcaaccaatgcaacttcatcaatgatgacatttccttttgaaatcaagccatatcccatagtgaatcctttgctgtcatctccaaaggttatgctagggccagctctctccttaaattctgtgagcatggtgaaatctcctgtcatgtgtcttgaacagccactgtccaagtaccatagattccttctttgtccctgcacacaacaaaatcaatcaagttgattttggtacccaagtttccttggtccagccttgttagtctttttcctagacttcattcctcctgcatcttttgacttaggtaactttgggtcaaccttgatctcagatgtggttggttgaagtgtagggttagtcacagaattatttagcacatttgattgataaggcatagattgtgcaaacatgttattccacataggcacattgtatggcatttgaggcatactaaatgcaataaaataaggattattaatatatggcatgtttgcaaaatgtgcatggggattctgatgagacataacaggcatggtataccgaggtgacatagacatgttagacatggagggatttgaaggcatgggagtatttttaacagatttgcaattatcagataggtgattgacacttttacaatgcacacaactttttctaggagcatacctatcaggtgtgtaattattatgtttattaatccctatcttcccatttcttttagattttcttttagtttccttcttatcctcaaccaacttaagcctatttctcagctgatctaaagtcatgtgtcctatattcaccttactggcatctttggatgtgctagccccttctttgataaagttcttgagagttgaatcattcttcttattagggtttttatttttaaaattacttgcctgttttaattaatgagccttcaacggatgctccttttcttccttcaacggataacttttatcatccgttgattccacatccgttgacaatccatcaattaattctaacttctttttgtttttcttccaggcatcctcacagaatgattcaattccctgaaccttggcaatttgaacactaacatccctagatattttccaggccttgattacctcttactcactttctaactatttagaaataatttctactttcttaacagcttcttctagttcactctcaacagtcaagcatttaagtttaatcttttcaagctcaattacctgattctctaacacaacattcctatcacttaaaaacacattattctctttgatcctagtgttttctttagctagtgatttaagggaaacacgcaaatgatataattcattggacgtatcatttatggcttcattgcattcatgtttagaaagctgagagagatcagtagtaattacctggttgcttaatgaactagttttattttcatcagaattagccatcagggctaggttgacatattccacatcatcatcttcattgaccccatctgctgcccaatcatcttgagtgagaaaagctctttccttttgtttgagcaagtcaaaatacttctttttgtaatcaacttgctcaaatttctttttatcagaggttggcttcctacactcacttgcaaagtgtccactcatgccacagttataacatttgaacttggatttgtccaccatgtttttgtttggcttagtgaattttgtatttttcttgaacttcatctttgcaaacctcctggacagaaaagccagatgttcatcaatatcatcagagtcatcctgactggaattgtcttcatcctcagctacttgctcttttcccttgcttgattctgatttgcttgtgccaattttgagacttggcattgtcttttcttcattcctggcttcaaccttctcactgtcagctacaagtgcaactgatcctccttttctctttcccttttccaacagctcatcttgctccatctcaagttcataagtcttcaaaattccatataatctttcaagtgtgaagtccttataatcttgagaatttcttagagaaatagtcatgggcttccattccttaggtagagaccttagaaattttaaattggagtccttgacttggtacactctcccatacagctttaatccattcaacagtttctgaaatctgttgaaggtatcattcaatgattctccttcttcaaagtgaaaatattcatactgttgaatgagaagctgcattttgttttctctaacttgctcagtgccttcacagataagctgcacaatatcccaaatttccttagcagtttggctgttgatgacattgtcaaatatatcttgatccaggccattaaacagaatgttcatggctttcttgtccttgtggaccttttcaatatcttcaacagtccactctgtctttggcttgggaatagactgtccaacaacaactgttgcagtagcagttgtggccaccttgtgtgaAATGTAAGGACCATTTttaatgcagttgatgtagctttcatcttgagagagaagatgtaagtgcatcttcaccttccagtgatggtagttatctctttccaggattggaatctttacaccaatatccttcttactcatgatgttagcagaatagatctttaaactctttgtatgttaagagcaggctctgataccaattgttattcccagtggactaacaatgagatttacagaagggggggttgaatgtaaatctcaaaacttttccaagttttgagtagtttctaaggctaagtgtttaagtgaacaaatgtgtgtgaattgcttgaagctgatacagacagatatgtattcaaacacaaatgtaaagaacacaaagaacttaaaaacttttctggtggatttgttgttccaccagagatgtgttatttcagaaaatctgtgattcaaagaattaaatcacagctgcttcctagtacaaactagatgattttctctctggatatttctaaacagctcaggaaaattctcttctaattactagctgctacttggtttatataacaccaagtttacaagtgaagacaaaactgtaaaatacaattgaaaagattcttcacatgtttcttcttcatttctctatccaatgcaatctaggataatctgtgaatctttgaatacttcatTGTTTGCATCataatggaaatgctgcattttcttgattcctcctagaggcttccacattccagtttgtctctgtcaacccatgtgcctctatcagcttgtgaattgtcactatcaactgctaatgaactaagcatccgttgaagctttcatccgtttatgccttatccgttgaggctttatccgttgaagctttatccgttgatgcattatcagttgaagtctttatccgttgaagcacttatccgttgatggatattatccgttgaagcattagagacatcccTTGAGgttttgtttcttatccgttgaaggtcttcaatatccgttgatacttcttcacttatacaaaattacaaggcatgaaatatttacaattagccctcctatttgcatatcattagtagtcaacatgactgataatttcctacaacatctaagaattacaacttgaatccagagaatgaaatgtgctacaatcctaaacttattgctaagtaaagctactccttcaacggatagccaagatgatcttatccgttgaggctacaaacactagatttctacttaagtgttttgtttaacttatcatcaaactaatacacatattcctaacaattatatttgattttaattttacgCGAATTTTAGATCAAATGTCGTAGAGTTGATGAAGAGTCTTTTAAATTTAAACAcaatccttcaaaatctcatgAATGCTGGGATTTCAAAAACCATAAAATACATTGAACAATCCcacaaaattcattattttatgAAGTCCAAAAAAATTCGTCGGCATGTGAATACCATCAAATTTTAATGGATTTTACATAATCTCAGTTGAATACCATCAAATTTTGATACATTTTTAAAATCACAGTTTAATACACCTAGATTTCAttaatgaatttttttttaaatcccAATTCAATACACCCCTACGATCACTATTGAAAATTTTTTATcgtaaaataaaaatattcacTCATAAATTTCGATAATTAAAAATTTCATATATCTTGAAaaatgaataaatataaaatatatatttttcgaAACAAGATGTTTCCTCGAGGATAATTTTACTCGTTTTTGACACGTACTAAAAGTTGTTTTGACAAAAAGGCTACTCGTggttttttgttttcttttttaaTACACTTTGCTAAACCCCCGTATTAATTAATTTCAAACTGCCGTTGCGATCACAATTTTCTACAGTTCTTGCCTAATCTCAGGTACCCTTCTTTCAAGATTTTGATATCAATCGTTGAATTCTACACACCCCTTTTTCTATGTACTGTGTATGTTTGTGTGTAGTTTTTTGTAATTGATGTTCTTGTTTATATTTCACCCATTAGTCAATTGTTGATTTTGCTTTTAGGTAGAAATTGTTCCATTATATGTTTATTATGGTTGTGGTGTTGATCTGATTTAAAATTGTTCCTTTAATTTTTAGTAAAGTTGCTGTTCTTTTATTTAAGGTTTCGATTTTCTTGCTATAAACACATAGAAATTTATTATAGGGTTTCATCATCTACTAGTGTACTAGGTAGTGATCTTATTGTTATTGTATCATCAATTTTGTTGACATTTTAGATTATTGTCGCAGTTTCAACATACTATTCCCCTTTTTGTATCTTTCTGCTGTTTCTTCTTTGCTTGAGTTTACGTTTGTTTTGCTTATGTTTGATCTATCCATGTGTTTACTAATATAGACCGCCTTTGtgtgttatttaattataatgaAATTATAATACGTAATGTTACTTGGAGATTTCGGATGGTTATCACTTGTCTATCCTTTGCATCATTCTCTACCATTATCTTTAATACCAACTGCTATTGTTGAATTTCTCTAGGCTGGTTTTGAATATACATCAAGATTTGTTGTGCCGGACTGCCTGTAATCAATTTTTTTCTTGTTTGACCCTGCATTAATACTTTCCACCAAAAGTATGAATGACCACAGGAGATCTTCTCTAAACAAGACCACCAATCAAGCTTCGGTTGGCCCTGGGTTTCCCGGTCGTCATAGGTCCAATCCTTTTGATTCTGACGATGAATTAGAGAACACACAAAGACTTATTTCCTCAAAAAGAACATCAGACCCACCTATGGCTATGCGTGAAGTTAGTAATAATCCTTTTGATGATGATACTAATAGTGGAAGCTCTGCGTCTTCATACTCCCTTTCTTCAGGCAGGAGCAGATACAAAAATGATTTTTGTGATGCAGGAGGGCTTGAGAACCAGACAGTGCAAGAACTTGAAAATTATTCTGTTTACAAGGCTGAAGAAACAACAGAAACAGTCAACAATTGCCTTAAGATTGCAGAGGACATGCGAGAGGGTGCTACTAAAACTTTGGTTACCTTGCATCAGCAGGGCGACCAACTTACAAGGACCCATGCTGTTGCTGCTGACATTGACCACGACCTTAGTAGGGTAAGCTAGTTTAACTTAAATATCATCCGTGTCACTACTATTCCTTAAACTTTATGACAGCCATCTTTATGCCCATTTATAATGCTTAAATGCTTTATGTGAGCAGTTCTTTTACTTAATATTTTCTGAAGTCATCCGTTTCTTTTCTGCTAGAAGCTTAGTATTGTGCATTTCTTACGAACATTGATTGCTTTTCCTCTGTCTGACAACTAAGCAGTATGACATGTTCGAGTAGAAATACACTCTTAGTTTTAGCATTCATTATACAGTTCTATAATTATCTTGTTGGTCTTGATACCTTATATTTAAA from Apium graveolens cultivar Ventura chromosome 5, ASM990537v1, whole genome shotgun sequence includes the following:
- the LOC141723590 gene encoding SNAP25 homologous protein SNAP32-like; its protein translation is MNDHRRSSLNKTTNQASVGPGFPGRHRSNPFDSDDELENTQRLISSKRTSDPPMAMREVSNNPFDDDTNSGSSASSYSLSSGRSRYKNDFCDAGGLENQTVQELENYSVYKAEETTETVNNCLKIAEDMREGATKTLVTLHQQGDQLTRTHAVAADIDHDLSRSEKLLGSLGGMFSRTWKPKKTHDIVGPLVMRDDPVQRKGNHLEQREKLGLSSGRTERTNSQTSASEPTNALQKVEFEKLKQDDTLSDLSNLLGELKDMAVDMGSEIERHNKLLKPVEDDVEELNFRVKGANQRARRLLGK